GGGATTGTTCGACTTGAGTTGGAAATCTGCACGACCGCTGCCGTCCTTGAACTGATTTGTTGAGTCATTACTGGCGGAATcagagtcgtcgtcgtcacccCATCGAATACTCCGACTCACGGCTTGAACCTTGTTCGATTCCATTTCAAATAAGAatgtagttaaaaaaaaaaaacagggaaatTTGCACGTTAAGTGGTCAAATACCAGCATGAAAGCGACTGACAATCCCAAGGTGCCTCCGGCCAATACGTCCCACCAGTGGTGTctgttgagagaaaaagaataatggaTCATGTTCCGCTCGGCGAAATAATAACACGCAGCGCGTTTTGGGTTTCGTCTAGTTATCGTCTTACCTTCGGTCGGTGATACGAGTCAACGCGCAGAGGATTGCGAAACACGCCCACACGAGTTGAAGGCACGGCTTAAAGAAGTAGGAATGGCGCCAGTGAACGGCGCGATCTAAGTACCACTGCGAGGGTGaacgataataaaaaaataaaagagagagaaaatcaggATTTTGTACGCTCGTTGGCTCAAATGTGACACGAAACGGGGATCTCGTACGCACCATCATGAAGGCGGCCACGAAAAAGGAGACGGAAGTGTGACCCGAAGGAAACGATTTCTGTGCATCCAAGATCTTACGATTGCTGTAATCCGAGGTGCAATTGAAGTCGACGATATAACTGTAGACATTCAAGACGCGGGTTATTAGAGCTAGGGCAGCCGGAAGGAAGTGATTCAAATTACCCCGAATCGCAGATTTCTTTGGTGACGTTCGGTTGGCAAGTGTCCCAAAAGTGTGGGCGCGCTTCAGAGATCAAACTCTTGGAGATCTCTGTCAATACTAGAACCGATAAATTTCCTAGAAGCACAGCCCTCCAAACCGACCACGATTTCTTCCAGGCGCTCGCCAAATAAGAGCGAACCGCTGCCTCCCGCGACTTTCTCCATTTCTTCACCAGTTCAATTGGCAGAATCtataaatattcaataatgTGTGTCATTCGACTTGTATGGTCAACATAATGAGTTGCTGATGAAAGTGAGCCTTACAAAGAATATCGGTGCCAGCAGACTTCCAAGAAAGAGTTGCACAACTGAAACAGTGTCCCCTCTGTAGGGGAATTTGATGGTGTGGTCATCACAGTAGAATCCTGCTCCACGGGGGCGGATCAGCCCAGAGTAGGACAAGCTCAATCCTCCAATAACTGTtacagagaaaatgaaaagttcaCAGTTATTATGCAACTACAAAAACAGGTATCGGCACATATGGGGAATGAATAACTTAAAAGTGTGCCAACGGTCAAAAACTTTCTTACACCACTTCCACAGCTTTGTCCCAAGCAGCACATAGGCAGACTGACTGAACCTGTTGACGTTGTACATGACCAATCCCAGCCAAGAAAAGACTAACCGAGTTAATAAGATCGAATGTAAGAGACACTCTTTTAATGATgacaaaaaggaacaaaaaaaaagctagtctgagacacacacacacaactggaGAGTGATGTCAGGGTATATTACATTGAGCTCTGGccttcagctgtcaaaactaGAAAGCcggacggagagagagagaaaaagagaaagagaagtgAAAACTTTATATACGCGTCTCTACTCGGCAGTGACAGCGGCGCAAGTTGCCAACCAAAAACACTCGAAGAGTAGGTTTGGAATTCggcaaaaaaatgatttatacAAGAACAACTTGGAAATGGCAGTGGGAAAGCACTTGGAGTTAAATAAGCgtgcttgtttttttcttcaacacatCTCGCACACAGTCGACACAGTtcgataaaaaagaaaacaattttgacaGATAAGTTGCAAGGCAACGTTGCCGTTTTATCGGTAGAAATAATTCTCAAACTGCCGATCgagaattgtaaaaaatttatgtttgaTTCGTGCGGCGCGTGAAATGAGCACTCACGAAATTGTTATCATGGCTTATAGCCGGCCAAATGtgataaaacaataaataatgtGATAAAATACTTCATATGGCTTTCTCCCTTTGACCTAGTGTCCTAGTCCACCCCATAAAATGACCGAAAATGACAATTGACGGctcgtaaaatttgaaattataattgtaaattaaaatgaattgtaTGTATACCGAGAACTAGGACGATGACGTCAAGGATTCGCCCAGTGACTTTGA
This window of the Daphnia pulex isolate KAP4 chromosome 5, ASM2113471v1 genome carries:
- the LOC124195037 gene encoding phospholipid phosphatase 3-like isoform X2; amino-acid sequence: MYNVNRFSQSAYVLLGTKLWKWFIGGLSLSYSGLIRPRGAGFYCDDHTIKFPYRGDTVSVVQLFLGSLLAPIFFILPIELVKKWRKSREAAVRSYLASAWKKSWSVWRAVLLGNLSVLVLTEISKSLISEARPHFWDTCQPNVTKEICDSGYIVDFNCTSDYSNRKILDAQKSFPSGHTSVSFFVAAFMMWYLDRAVHWRHSYFFKPCLQLVWACFAILCALTRITDRRHHWWDVLAGGTLGLSVAFMLVQAVSRSIRWGDDDDSDSASNDSTNQFKDGSGRADFQLKSNNPSSNNKRPSVRRLLSTSSAATTIAEDSEINI
- the LOC124195037 gene encoding phospholipid phosphatase 3-like isoform X1, with amino-acid sequence MTENSLPTSVHPQIHPPMTTAMGRLLKFCTIKVTGRILDVIVLVLVIGGLSLSYSGLIRPRGAGFYCDDHTIKFPYRGDTVSVVQLFLGSLLAPIFFILPIELVKKWRKSREAAVRSYLASAWKKSWSVWRAVLLGNLSVLVLTEISKSLISEARPHFWDTCQPNVTKEICDSGYIVDFNCTSDYSNRKILDAQKSFPSGHTSVSFFVAAFMMWYLDRAVHWRHSYFFKPCLQLVWACFAILCALTRITDRRHHWWDVLAGGTLGLSVAFMLVQAVSRSIRWGDDDDSDSASNDSTNQFKDGSGRADFQLKSNNPSSNNKRPSVRRLLSTSSAATTIAEDSEINI